CCGGCACGGTGTAAATGAACCGTTTTAATCCGCGCGCATCGGCATATTGCAGTAGCATTTCCTTATAGGTCAAAACTTCAGGTCCACCCACATCAAAGGACTTGTTGAAGGTCTCACTTCTGAGCAATACTCCAGTAAGGTACTCAATCACATTCCGGACAGCAAGGGGCTGGTTTTTTGTATTTAGCCATCTCGGCGCCACCATTATCGGAAGTTTTTCGACCAGGTCGCGGATAATTTCAAAAGACGCGCTTCCTGAACCAACTATAATCCCTGCCCTGATGGCAGTAAGTGGAATATGACTTTGCCCGAGTATATCCTCTACTTTTTTCCTTGATGCAAGGTGCTTTGATAACTTTTCTTCGTTTGTAATTCCCCCTAAATATATGATCTGTCGCGCTGATGTTTTCTCAATTAGTTGGATAAAGTTGTAAGCTGTGGTGGCCTCCAGCTTTTCAAAATCGTTGATATTGGCACTCATGGAGTGGATCAGATAGTAAGCCACATCAACATCCTTGATTTCACCAGCATCAGGCGCCTCTTTCAGGAAATCAACCTCTAGCAACGAGAGGTCAGAATGTGTTAAGAGTAACTCAGCAGGGAAACGCTGCGTATCCCTTACACAACAAACAACCTGATGACCTTTACTGAGTAAAACCATGAGTAATCTTTTACCGATGTACCCGGTGGCGCCTGTGAGGAGAACTTTCATTGTGATGGAATTGGTCACTTTATAACAATTGGAAGGCAGATTGGTTGTGCAATTTGCAACAATGTGAGCGGTTATTTAGTTGGTAAGCTCCATGAACCATAAATGTACTATTTTTGCCACTTAAATTGTTGGAAAGAGTGAACAAATCATGAGATTATTATTTTTTTTCATTTTCCTGTTAAGTATTAATGTTGCATGTAACCAAAGGAGTGTTGATCATCTTCCGCCTGACCTGGTGAATAACCCAAAATCTGCCTCGGATAAGGTATCTGGGAACAGCGGACCGGTAATTTCCTTTGAAAAGGATACCCATGATTTCGGAAGGATAATCCTTGGCGAAAAGGTAACCTACTCTTTTAAATTTACCAATACAGGTCAGTCCGAACTAATCATTTCCAATGTCAGTTCAAGTTGTGGTTGCACTGTTCCTACATTTACTAAAACTCCGATAAAAGTAGGTGAAAAAGGTATTATATCTGTTGCTTTTGACAGTGAAAACAGAAAAGGGTTTCAGCATAAGACCATTACTGTGATGACAAACACAATTCCAAATACAACAACTTTGAACATCAAAGCGATGGTGGTTACTCCTGAAAAAAATTAACGCTAAACACATTTATCAAATTTAAAATACACAATTTTTATGACCAATCAAATGTTGAATTTTGTTCTTCTGATGCAGGGCACCGAAGGCTCCGAAGGAGGTGGAGCATCATTTCTCATCATGATCCTGCTAATGATCGTAGTTTTTTACTTTTTCATGATCAGGCCACAGGCACGCAAAGCCAAAGAACAGAAAAAGTTCCGTGAAAACCTGAAAAAAGGGGATAAGATCATCACTATTGGAGGTATTCATGGAAGGATTTTAGAAGTGAAAGAAACTACACTGATCATCCAGACTGAAGGTGAGGGCCGCTTGCGGATTGAGAAGAGCGCCGCTGCTGTAGACAGCAGCTCACAACTTGACGAGCAGACTGCTATTCAGCAGAAGTAGCCGGAAATGGTGTGACCTGTCTCTGACAAATGGTCGTCTTTTGCCAGGTTACGATTTATGGTGCAAATACTGGATTTTGAATTTGTTTGAAACAAATGCATAATGCCACGGCATGAATATCTTTAAACGCCTGATAAGCCCTGAAGATCAAAACTACCGTTCTAAAACAACGGTGTTTTTCATTTGCCTGGTTATTTCTACTTTGTTGTGGATCTTAACAAAGTTCGCTTATCAATACACGGCTGACATTGAATTACCCATACAATTTATCAGCATTCCTGATGACAAGGTGATGGTTAGTAAGCCCGATAGCTTACTTAGAATTAATGTGAGGGCTTCTGGATTCGGGCTGCTGAGGTACAATTACTTTTTGAAAAAGAAGCCTTTTGAAATCAATTTAATCAACTACAGGATGCAAATGCCTGAAGGATTTTCTGAGCTTACGCTTGGAACCACTCCACTTGCTCAGCAGATTGTCGAGCGGTACAACCTTCCAGGGCAAATTGAATATGTGGTTCCTGAAAATATAGTGCTGCACTTTGAAGACAAGCAATCAAAATCGGTGCCTGTAATCCCTGATGTAGAATACACTTTAACAAAACAATATTTTGCTTATGACTCATTATCAGTTGATCCTAAATATGTTAAATTAAGCGGAACTGCAGCTGCAATTGAAAAAATTTATTTTGTAAAAACTGCCCCACTAAAATATGAAAATCTTACTGAGAGCATACATCAAACAGTGACCATCCTGATGCCTGCCAGTAAAGATTTTTATGAAATCGAACCAAAGGAAGCCCTTATTACCTTGCAGGTTGAGAAATATACTGAAGCTGAGATTGAAGTACAAATCGAACAAATTATTGCCCCGGGGAGCCCAAGGGTAAAACTTTTTCCTGAAAAGGTAAAAGTATACTATATGGTTGCACTTAAGGATTTCAAAAGGATTGAGCCAAGCATGTTTTCCTGTCAGGTTGACCTTTTGGGTGTAAAGGAATTTTCGGGTAAAAGGATAAATGTTATCATTCGCGACTATCCCTCGTACGCAAAGATTGTCAGAATCGTACCTTCAGATGTTGAATATATCATCCTGAAATGATGTTAAAAGTTGGATTAACAGGAAATATTGGAAGTGGTAAATCAATGGTGTCCAGCATCTTCAGGATGCTTTCAATTCCTGTTTTTGATGCTGATTTGGAATCTAAAAATATCCTGACAACTGAAAAGGTGAAACAGCAAATCCGCTCCTTTTTCGGCTCCGAGATTTTTGATTCAGGTGAAATTAACCGGAAGATGCTGGCAGCAGTCGTTTTCAAAGATAAAGAACGGCTAAAGCAACTCACCAACATCATTCATCCTGCTGTCAGAAATGCCTTCGAAATCTGGATGGCACAGCAAAAAGATTCTCCCTATCTGATCTATGAGGCAGCAATCCTCATCGAAACCGGGTTTCATAAGCAACTCGATCAAATCATTATGGTGTCAGCGGACAAAGAACTAAGGATTAGCAGAGTGATGAAGCGTGACAATTCAACCAGAACCCAGGTTATTCAACGAATGGCCAACCAGTGGGAAGAAGAAAGGAAGATCCCTTACGCCGATTACATGATTCAGAACAATGAGGATGATTTATTGATCCCACAGGTGATTGATATTCACAAACGAATTATCGCGGGCTAATTTTTATCTTCGTTTTACCTGGTTAATTCAAGCTGTTTGGTTTTTACTTACCTCTTCTAAAAATTACCCGTTTATCACTGCTAACCAATATAATAAGGGTTAATACATCCATTTCCTGCCAATATTCATTTGTTAA
The sequence above is drawn from the Bacteroidales bacterium genome and encodes:
- a CDS encoding DUF1573 domain-containing protein, which translates into the protein MRLLFFFIFLLSINVACNQRSVDHLPPDLVNNPKSASDKVSGNSGPVISFEKDTHDFGRIILGEKVTYSFKFTNTGQSELIISNVSSSCGCTVPTFTKTPIKVGEKGIISVAFDSENRKGFQHKTITVMTNTIPNTTTLNIKAMVVTPEKN
- the yajC gene encoding preprotein translocase subunit YajC, producing MLNFVLLMQGTEGSEGGGASFLIMILLMIVVFYFFMIRPQARKAKEQKKFRENLKKGDKIITIGGIHGRILEVKETTLIIQTEGEGRLRIEKSAAAVDSSSQLDEQTAIQQK
- a CDS encoding dephospho-CoA kinase, encoding MMLKVGLTGNIGSGKSMVSSIFRMLSIPVFDADLESKNILTTEKVKQQIRSFFGSEIFDSGEINRKMLAAVVFKDKERLKQLTNIIHPAVRNAFEIWMAQQKDSPYLIYEAAILIETGFHKQLDQIIMVSADKELRISRVMKRDNSTRTQVIQRMANQWEEERKIPYADYMIQNNEDDLLIPQVIDIHKRIIAG